A window of the Harmonia axyridis chromosome 5, icHarAxyr1.1, whole genome shotgun sequence genome harbors these coding sequences:
- the LOC123681244 gene encoding plasma kallikrein isoform X2, producing the protein MPSESSLSSTSSSTRDFKRAHRRSMLSTGSDIQFTRKKLTHQYKLGCIIIAIFLILLLFAAGAVYVGFSYYAEQLPGPLVYRGTFRITDGDVYTNELADPSSRKFKTRSRDYRERLNLLYRRSPIRHGFGGSEILALDGIENKDLVIHFTLNVDPVYIKEVDEDLLENIILEDIRQGDSIVFKDVKIEEASVNIRPNGEITNTTPPSTVAFVETTTQPVRPPRECVQTTLPYCSKMSYRTTSYPNIFEHESVEDVDRNIIPFRELVDAECYNHTYQFVCNVLQPYCLKTDVSILPCRSFCRYFMAGCGSRLPEDLRQRLDCSNFVEYEGDNCLIEPDCGVQKLQNTQIFTKTANIGDWPWHVVLFKDHVHICDGTLISPSWVATTSSCFQGQPKAEWVARLGSVRLSLTHPSVVERRVIGLVKSPVEGSTIALVKLDRPVMITENVRPICLPKRETEMSETSECNTVGWSRDTEQLKRIQVRVTSMRKCENISISSMNSVCAEVAYGQENCHEEEFAGSPVMCVNPTTSTWSIVGITNWKIACSRNGMVRPRMYDKISSNINWIQDTLNSDEYKNDDI; encoded by the exons ATGCCATCAGAATCATCGCTGAGCAGCACAAGTAGCAGTACGAGAGATTTCAAAAGGGCGCATAGAAGATCCATGCTCTCCACAGGATCGGACATCCAGTTCACAAGAAAGAAACTCACCCACCAGTACAAACTAGGATGTATCATCATAGCCATATTTCTCATTTTACTTCTTTTCGCTGCTGGGGCAGTCTATGTTGGCT ttaGTTACTATGCTGAGCAGCTTCCTGGACCACTTGTATATAGAGGAACCTTCAGAATAACAGATGGAGATGTGTACACAAACGAACTGGCTGATCCCAGTAGCAGAAAGTTCAAGACAAGATCGAGAGATTACAGAGAAAGACTGAACCTGCTCTACAGAAGAAGTCCCATAAGGCATGGTTTTGGAGGTTCCGAGATATTGGCCCTCGATGG GATAGAAAACAAGGACCTGGTGATCCACTTCACCCTAAACGTAGACCCAGTCTACATAAAAGAGGTCGACGAAGACCTCCTCGAGAACATCATCCTCGAGGACATAAGACAAGGCGACAGCATCGTCTTCAAGGACGTTAAGATCGAAGAGGCCAGCGTCAACATAAGACCAAACGGGGAGATCACCAACACCACGCCACCTTCGACTGTGGCCTTCGTAGAGACCACCACGCAGCCTGTGAGACCTCCAAGGGAATGCGTGCAGACTACGCTTCCCTACTGCTCGAAGATGAGCTACAGGACTACCTCCTACCCGAACATCTTCGAGCACGAGAGCGTGGAAGACGTGGACAGGAACATCATACCGTTCAGGGAGCTGGTGGATGCCGAGTGTTACAACCATACCTACCAGTTCGTGTGTAATGTCTTGCAGCCGTATTGTTTGAAGACTGATGTGAGCATATTGCCTTGCAGGAGCTTTTGTAGGTATTTTATGGCAGGGTGTGGTAGTAGGCTGCCGGAGGACTTGAGGCAGAGGCTGGATTGCAGCAATTTTGTGGAGTATGAGGGTGACAATTGTCTTATTGAACCTG ATTGCGGAGTCCAGAAGCTCCAAAACACCCAGATCTTCACCAAGACCGCCAACATAGGCGACTGGCCCTGGCACGTGGTCCTCTTCAAAGACCACGTGCACATCTGCGACGGTACCCTCATATCCCCCAGCTGGGTAGCCACCACGTCCTCCTGCTTCCAAGGTCAACCCAAGGCCGAGTGGGTGGCCAGGCTGGGTTCAGTCCGTCTGTCCCTGACCCACCCCTCTGTGGTGGAGAGGCGGGTGATCGGGTTGGTGAAATCGCCGGTGGAGGGCAGCACCATAGCGCTGGTGAAGCTGGACCGGCCGGTGATGATCACGGAGAACGTGAGGCCCATCTGTTTGCCCAAGAGGGAGACGGAGATGTCGGAGACCAGCGAGTGTAATACGGTAGGGTGGTCCAGGGATACGGAGCAGCTGAAGAGGATCCAGGTGAGGGTGACGTCGATGAGGAAGTGCGAGAATATTAGTATCTCCAGCATGAACAGCGTCTGCGCAGAGGTGGCGTATGGGCAGGAGAATTGTCAC gAGGAAGAATTCGCCGGTAGCCCCGTGATGTGCGTAAATCCAACTACTTCAACTTGGAGTATAGTCGGAATAACAAACTGGAAGATAGCCTGTTCAAGAAACGGCATGGTCAGACCGAGAATGTACGACAAAATTTCATCGAATATCAACTGGATCCAGGACACCCTGAATTCGGACGAGTACAAAAACGACGATATATAA
- the LOC123681245 gene encoding cilia- and flagella-associated protein 161-like → MLLQRLVLEPVRYPAGRPVDSTIPEYGLLFQKFSLRIERHFDAGCHIGSHQFLCLFCLVFFVPKMIQPESQKDREERDMMFSIRPAFNAPCKLGNWNEDLFLQEEKTAFAAYKRDRGQLLLQKTKKMFRNLSRPLQLSHSLVMLKYGENYQIVAPDIPCETCRAKVRPVYLAGLVTEREIDTRQEFSHGSVVVGCVDGTPCVRNTFKFVGCDRDKTGEPLTFSEDFYLQIVGGSEEALYVRCENSMAQMGYHPTPTLSKFADAYCRFKMLHFDPGLRLEREGAITRANDKVIIQNVPTGKNLAVENHLVTTFFGNEYVISCHTFRDTHKMETAENVWKVVGEDLQDINAVVRAAKGEDVPPELLK, encoded by the exons ATGCTCCTTCAGCGCCTTGTCCTCGAACCAGTTCGATATCCTGCAGGGCGGCCTGTAGATAGTACGATTCCTGAGTATGGCCTCCTTTTCCAGAAGTTCTCTCTTCGAATCGAACGCCATTTTGACGCAGGTTGTCACATTGGCAGCCATCAATTTTTGTGTCTGTTTTGTCTGGTTTTTTTCGTCCCCAAGATGATCCAGCCGGAGTCGCAGAAAGACAGGGAGGAGAGGGATATGATGTTCTCCATAAGGCCGGCGTTCAACGCTCCCTGCAAGCTGGGGAACTGGAACGAAGACCTGTTTCTGCAGGAGGAGAAGACAGCCTTCGCGGCTTACAAGAGGGACAGGGGCCAGCTGCTGCTGCAGAAGACCAAGAAGATGTTCAGGAACCTGTCCAGGCCGCTGCAGCTGTCCCACTCTCTGGTGATGCTAAAGTACGGGGAGAATTACCAGATCGTCGCTCCGGATATACCGTGCGAGACCTGCAGAGCCAAGGTACGTCCTGTGTACTTGGCCGGTTTGGTCACTGAGAGGGAGATCGATACGAGGCAGGAGTTCTCTCATGGGTCTGTTGTCGTGGGATGTGTGGATGGGACGCCTTGCGTCAGGAATACTTTCAAATTTGTTG GTTGCGACAGAGACAAAACAGGAGAACCCTTGACCTTCAGCGAAGACTTCTACCTCCAGATAGTGGGAGGTTCTGAAGAGGCCCTATACGTGCGTTGTGAGAACAGCATGGCTCAAATGGGCTACCATCCTACACCGACGTTGTCCAAGTTTGCTGACGCTTATTGCAG GTTCAAGATGCTGCACTTCGACCCAGGCCTCAGACTGGAGCGCGAGGGCGCCATCACCCGCGCCAACGACAAGGTGATCATCCAGAACGTGCCGACCGGCAAGAACCTGGCAGTAGAGAACCACCTGGTGACGACCTTCTTTGGCAACGAATACGTGATCTCCTGTCACACCTTCAGGGACACGCACAAGATGGAGACGGCGGAGAACGTGTGGAAGGTGGTGGGCGAGGATCTGCAGGATATAAATGCGGTCGTCAGGGCGGCCAAGGGCGAGGACGTGCCGCCCGAGCTGCTCAAGTGA
- the LOC123681244 gene encoding plasma kallikrein isoform X1 — MKMMPSESSLSSTSSSTRDFKRAHRRSMLSTGSDIQFTRKKLTHQYKLGCIIIAIFLILLLFAAGAVYVGFSYYAEQLPGPLVYRGTFRITDGDVYTNELADPSSRKFKTRSRDYRERLNLLYRRSPIRHGFGGSEILALDGIENKDLVIHFTLNVDPVYIKEVDEDLLENIILEDIRQGDSIVFKDVKIEEASVNIRPNGEITNTTPPSTVAFVETTTQPVRPPRECVQTTLPYCSKMSYRTTSYPNIFEHESVEDVDRNIIPFRELVDAECYNHTYQFVCNVLQPYCLKTDVSILPCRSFCRYFMAGCGSRLPEDLRQRLDCSNFVEYEGDNCLIEPDCGVQKLQNTQIFTKTANIGDWPWHVVLFKDHVHICDGTLISPSWVATTSSCFQGQPKAEWVARLGSVRLSLTHPSVVERRVIGLVKSPVEGSTIALVKLDRPVMITENVRPICLPKRETEMSETSECNTVGWSRDTEQLKRIQVRVTSMRKCENISISSMNSVCAEVAYGQENCHEEEFAGSPVMCVNPTTSTWSIVGITNWKIACSRNGMVRPRMYDKISSNINWIQDTLNSDEYKNDDI, encoded by the exons ATGAAAATG ATGCCATCAGAATCATCGCTGAGCAGCACAAGTAGCAGTACGAGAGATTTCAAAAGGGCGCATAGAAGATCCATGCTCTCCACAGGATCGGACATCCAGTTCACAAGAAAGAAACTCACCCACCAGTACAAACTAGGATGTATCATCATAGCCATATTTCTCATTTTACTTCTTTTCGCTGCTGGGGCAGTCTATGTTGGCT ttaGTTACTATGCTGAGCAGCTTCCTGGACCACTTGTATATAGAGGAACCTTCAGAATAACAGATGGAGATGTGTACACAAACGAACTGGCTGATCCCAGTAGCAGAAAGTTCAAGACAAGATCGAGAGATTACAGAGAAAGACTGAACCTGCTCTACAGAAGAAGTCCCATAAGGCATGGTTTTGGAGGTTCCGAGATATTGGCCCTCGATGG GATAGAAAACAAGGACCTGGTGATCCACTTCACCCTAAACGTAGACCCAGTCTACATAAAAGAGGTCGACGAAGACCTCCTCGAGAACATCATCCTCGAGGACATAAGACAAGGCGACAGCATCGTCTTCAAGGACGTTAAGATCGAAGAGGCCAGCGTCAACATAAGACCAAACGGGGAGATCACCAACACCACGCCACCTTCGACTGTGGCCTTCGTAGAGACCACCACGCAGCCTGTGAGACCTCCAAGGGAATGCGTGCAGACTACGCTTCCCTACTGCTCGAAGATGAGCTACAGGACTACCTCCTACCCGAACATCTTCGAGCACGAGAGCGTGGAAGACGTGGACAGGAACATCATACCGTTCAGGGAGCTGGTGGATGCCGAGTGTTACAACCATACCTACCAGTTCGTGTGTAATGTCTTGCAGCCGTATTGTTTGAAGACTGATGTGAGCATATTGCCTTGCAGGAGCTTTTGTAGGTATTTTATGGCAGGGTGTGGTAGTAGGCTGCCGGAGGACTTGAGGCAGAGGCTGGATTGCAGCAATTTTGTGGAGTATGAGGGTGACAATTGTCTTATTGAACCTG ATTGCGGAGTCCAGAAGCTCCAAAACACCCAGATCTTCACCAAGACCGCCAACATAGGCGACTGGCCCTGGCACGTGGTCCTCTTCAAAGACCACGTGCACATCTGCGACGGTACCCTCATATCCCCCAGCTGGGTAGCCACCACGTCCTCCTGCTTCCAAGGTCAACCCAAGGCCGAGTGGGTGGCCAGGCTGGGTTCAGTCCGTCTGTCCCTGACCCACCCCTCTGTGGTGGAGAGGCGGGTGATCGGGTTGGTGAAATCGCCGGTGGAGGGCAGCACCATAGCGCTGGTGAAGCTGGACCGGCCGGTGATGATCACGGAGAACGTGAGGCCCATCTGTTTGCCCAAGAGGGAGACGGAGATGTCGGAGACCAGCGAGTGTAATACGGTAGGGTGGTCCAGGGATACGGAGCAGCTGAAGAGGATCCAGGTGAGGGTGACGTCGATGAGGAAGTGCGAGAATATTAGTATCTCCAGCATGAACAGCGTCTGCGCAGAGGTGGCGTATGGGCAGGAGAATTGTCAC gAGGAAGAATTCGCCGGTAGCCCCGTGATGTGCGTAAATCCAACTACTTCAACTTGGAGTATAGTCGGAATAACAAACTGGAAGATAGCCTGTTCAAGAAACGGCATGGTCAGACCGAGAATGTACGACAAAATTTCATCGAATATCAACTGGATCCAGGACACCCTGAATTCGGACGAGTACAAAAACGACGATATATAA